A portion of the Calliphora vicina chromosome 5, idCalVici1.1, whole genome shotgun sequence genome contains these proteins:
- the tej gene encoding tudor domain-containing protein 7 isoform X2: protein MDKSMLNEVKAILKSLVLSSPEKITIEKLNRDYRDVEGQFIPFRRLGYANLEEFLRSIPDTLRVFGSGPTAMVCFVANEKSDHIHDMIMRQKKSKPKGARLRSKSVTARNNVSQRNNRFNNNNNQANRKVGQQLSPFQSVNRNHMTKTVQVRDVPQLVKKANYVPPRPLADQILYALPQPSGILLNTQQSGIILNTQQSLYYKYGLFNERYEEHVKQVSSLFQKQCYVTAPPPPLPRQQIRTVQFASNTYSNNQPAAETKKESPTKSDNKNVCNEIKLPVADKQMTIQLSEEAESLLDMPKLTKPTNPIKVSSARDSIKEMPKEDKPPLNKTENAIEIKQTKRFFDDSVDRVEDPDEAVPSFAAKNNVFRLDFPEHTVPYGCKIAPFKLSDDVTVGSCIKIFISEIHNPFKFWFHIHEDNHELDLLMYQIERYYSPLDAEDLRIPMMCLTPGQVCAACYNGLWHRAEIVAPPVNTNIKVSFMDYGTVTEVEIVNIKFLPSYFAQLPAQALRGCLSHIKPRQLHWSHDATTYFLTLVAELMLYAKIVEIDREKNILHMILCDTNGDEVVQINKSLVDNRYALYNDEWKPQRISQNNGKRIHHPREDFPT from the exons TCCATTCCGGATACATTAAGA GTGTTTGGAAGTGGTCCCACAGCCATGGTGTGTTTTGTGGCCAATGAAAAGTCTGATCACATCCATGATATGATTATGagacaaaaaaaatctaaaccaAAGGGTGCAAGACTAAGATCTAAAAGTGTAACTGCAAGAAATAATGTGTCCCAACGAAATAATAgatttaacaacaataataaccaAGCGAATAGAAAAGTTGGCCAACAATTATCACCCTTTCAAAGTGTTAATCGTAATCATATGACCAAGACCGTTCAAGTGAGGGATGTACCACAATTAGTCAAAAAAGCCAATTATGTACCACCACGACCTTTAGCCGATCAAATTTTGTACGCTTTACCACAACCAAGTGGTATACTTTTGAATACACAACAAAGTGGTATAATTCTGAATACACAACAGAGTTTATATTACAAATATGGCCTATTTAATGAAAGATATGAAGAACATGTTAAACAAGTAAGTAGTTTGTTTCAAAAACAATGCTACGTTACAGCACCGCCACCACCTCTTCCCCGTCAACAAATAAGAACTGTACAATTTGCGTCCAATACATATTCCAACAATCAACCAGCAGCTGAAACTAAAAAAGAATCTCCTACAAAATCtgataataaaaatgtatgtaatgagATAAAACTACCTGTAGCTGACAAACAAATGACAATTCAATTGTCAGAGGAAGCAGAGTCTCTACTTGATATGCCCAAACTTACAAAACCTACAAATCCCATTAAGGTATCTAGCGCAAGGGATAGTATTAAGGAAATGCCAAAAGAGGACAAGCCTCCACTTAATAAAACGGAAAATGCAATTGAAATTAAACAGACTAAAAGATTTTTTGATGATAGTGTTGACAGGGTTGAAGATCCAGATGAAGCTGTTCCCTCATTTGCGGCT aaaaataatgttttccGTTTAGATTTCCCCGAACACACTGTTCCCTATGGCTGTAAAATAGCTCCTTTTAAACTTTCCGATGATGTTACAGTTGGATCGTGCATTAAAATCTTTATATCGGAg ATACACAATCCATTTAAATTTTGGTTTCATATTCATGAAGATAACCATGAACTGGATTTGCTGATGTATCAAATTGA acGTTATTATTCTCCACTTGATGCCGAAGACCTGCGCATTCCCATGATGTGTTTAACTCCGGGACAAGTATGTGCCGCTTGTTACAATGGCTTATGGCATCGTGCCGAAATTGTGGCACCCCCTGTTAATACTAACATCAAA GTTTCCTTTATGGATTATGGTACGGTGACTGAAGTGGAaatagtaaatataaaatttttaccatCTTACTTTGCTCAATTGCCGGCACAAGCGTTAAGAGGTTGCCTGTCTCACATTAAACCACGTCAACTACATTGGAGCCATGATGCCacaacatattttctaacattAGTTGCGGAACTAATGTTATATGCCAAAATTGTCGAAATCGATAGAGag aaaaacattttacataTGATTTTGTGCGACACTAATGGTGACGAAGTAgtacaaattaataaatcactTGTAGATAATAGATATGCCCTATATAATGATGAATGGAAACCGCAAAGAATTAGCCAA AATAATGGCAAACGTATACATCATCCCCGTGAAGATTTTCCTACGTGA
- the tej gene encoding tudor domain-containing protein 7 isoform X1 — MDKSMLNEVKAILKSLVLSSPEKITIEKLNRDYRDVEGQFIPFRRLGYANLEEFLRSIPDTLRVFGSGPTAMVCFVANEKSDHIHDMIMRQKKSKPKGARLRSKSVTARNNVSQRNNRFNNNNNQANRKVGQQLSPFQSVNRNHMTKTVQVRDVPQLVKKANYVPPRPLADQILYALPQPSGILLNTQQSGIILNTQQSLYYKYGLFNERYEEHVKQVSSLFQKQCYVTAPPPPLPRQQIRTVQFASNTYSNNQPAAETKKESPTKSDNKNVCNEIKLPVADKQMTIQLSEEAESLLDMPKLTKPTNPIKVSSARDSIKEMPKEDKPPLNKTENAIEIKQTKRFFDDSVDRVEDPDEAVPSFAAKNNVFRLDFPEHTVPYGCKIAPFKLSDDVTVGSCIKIFISEIHNPFKFWFHIHEDNHELDLLMYQIERYYSPLDAEDLRIPMMCLTPGQVCAACYNGLWHRAEIVAPPVNTNIKVSFMDYGTVTEVEIVNIKFLPSYFAQLPAQALRGCLSHIKPRQLHWSHDATTYFLTLVAELMLYAKIVEIDREKNILHMILCDTNGDEVVQINKSLVDNRYALYNDEWKPQRISQNNGKRIHHPREDFPTFSMIESGEYPSFTELINLQQRGIDYEAIYDRIIYNQSTILNKHENASERIRNLPYFLTTSNPFRSDILLELCATTSKAI; from the exons TCCATTCCGGATACATTAAGA GTGTTTGGAAGTGGTCCCACAGCCATGGTGTGTTTTGTGGCCAATGAAAAGTCTGATCACATCCATGATATGATTATGagacaaaaaaaatctaaaccaAAGGGTGCAAGACTAAGATCTAAAAGTGTAACTGCAAGAAATAATGTGTCCCAACGAAATAATAgatttaacaacaataataaccaAGCGAATAGAAAAGTTGGCCAACAATTATCACCCTTTCAAAGTGTTAATCGTAATCATATGACCAAGACCGTTCAAGTGAGGGATGTACCACAATTAGTCAAAAAAGCCAATTATGTACCACCACGACCTTTAGCCGATCAAATTTTGTACGCTTTACCACAACCAAGTGGTATACTTTTGAATACACAACAAAGTGGTATAATTCTGAATACACAACAGAGTTTATATTACAAATATGGCCTATTTAATGAAAGATATGAAGAACATGTTAAACAAGTAAGTAGTTTGTTTCAAAAACAATGCTACGTTACAGCACCGCCACCACCTCTTCCCCGTCAACAAATAAGAACTGTACAATTTGCGTCCAATACATATTCCAACAATCAACCAGCAGCTGAAACTAAAAAAGAATCTCCTACAAAATCtgataataaaaatgtatgtaatgagATAAAACTACCTGTAGCTGACAAACAAATGACAATTCAATTGTCAGAGGAAGCAGAGTCTCTACTTGATATGCCCAAACTTACAAAACCTACAAATCCCATTAAGGTATCTAGCGCAAGGGATAGTATTAAGGAAATGCCAAAAGAGGACAAGCCTCCACTTAATAAAACGGAAAATGCAATTGAAATTAAACAGACTAAAAGATTTTTTGATGATAGTGTTGACAGGGTTGAAGATCCAGATGAAGCTGTTCCCTCATTTGCGGCT aaaaataatgttttccGTTTAGATTTCCCCGAACACACTGTTCCCTATGGCTGTAAAATAGCTCCTTTTAAACTTTCCGATGATGTTACAGTTGGATCGTGCATTAAAATCTTTATATCGGAg ATACACAATCCATTTAAATTTTGGTTTCATATTCATGAAGATAACCATGAACTGGATTTGCTGATGTATCAAATTGA acGTTATTATTCTCCACTTGATGCCGAAGACCTGCGCATTCCCATGATGTGTTTAACTCCGGGACAAGTATGTGCCGCTTGTTACAATGGCTTATGGCATCGTGCCGAAATTGTGGCACCCCCTGTTAATACTAACATCAAA GTTTCCTTTATGGATTATGGTACGGTGACTGAAGTGGAaatagtaaatataaaatttttaccatCTTACTTTGCTCAATTGCCGGCACAAGCGTTAAGAGGTTGCCTGTCTCACATTAAACCACGTCAACTACATTGGAGCCATGATGCCacaacatattttctaacattAGTTGCGGAACTAATGTTATATGCCAAAATTGTCGAAATCGATAGAGag aaaaacattttacataTGATTTTGTGCGACACTAATGGTGACGAAGTAgtacaaattaataaatcactTGTAGATAATAGATATGCCCTATATAATGATGAATGGAAACCGCAAAGAATTAGCCAA AATAATGGCAAACGTATACATCATCCCCGTGAAGATTTTCCTAC ATTTTCAATGATTGAATCGGGAGAATATCCTAGTTTTACTGAATTGATCAACTTACAGCAGCGCGGCATCGATTATGAGGCCATTTATGATCGTATTATCTACAATCAGTCGACTATATTAAATAAACACGAAAATGCTTCTGAACGTATACGGAATTTACCCTATTTCCTAACGACTTCAAATCCCTTCCGTTCCGATATTTTATTGGAATTGTGTGCCACAACATCGAAAGCTATATAA